Proteins encoded by one window of Chryseobacterium foetidum:
- a CDS encoding glycoside hydrolase family 88/105 protein — protein sequence MKKLLTTGFFALIIGGLTSCSVQKNTAAGKVEIPNKKEVLEVSRRANQYFMNKWPDTKKDIVGKKVWPSNLWTRAVYYEGLMALHSVDPQKEYYDYAMSWANNHNWNLQRGTYTRNADHQACGQTYLDLYEIDGRKHPERIKNVKAAMDSMIATKKVDDWWWIDALQMSMPIFTKLGRITGEQKYFDRNYEMYAYTKYKHGGNGLYNQADKIWWRDKDFVPPYKEPNGEDCYWSRGNGWVVAALAKTLQDTPKSDPHYKEYLQDYKDMLAALLPIQREDGFWNVSLHDPTNFGGKETTGTALFVYGMAYGVNNGLIDRATYLPVLVKAWNAMVKDSVQPNGFLGWVQGTGKEPKDGQPLAVDKVPDFEDYGLGCFLLAGSEVYKLK from the coding sequence ATGAAAAAGCTATTAACAACAGGTTTTTTTGCACTGATCATCGGAGGTTTAACCTCATGCTCGGTACAGAAAAATACTGCAGCAGGCAAGGTAGAAATTCCAAACAAGAAGGAGGTTTTGGAAGTTTCAAGAAGGGCAAATCAGTACTTCATGAACAAGTGGCCGGATACCAAAAAAGACATCGTCGGCAAAAAAGTATGGCCAAGTAATCTCTGGACGAGAGCGGTTTATTATGAAGGTTTGATGGCGCTACATTCGGTAGATCCTCAAAAAGAATATTACGACTACGCAATGTCATGGGCCAACAACCACAACTGGAATTTACAGCGTGGAACTTATACCAGAAATGCTGACCATCAGGCTTGCGGACAAACCTATCTTGACCTGTACGAAATCGACGGAAGAAAACATCCTGAAAGAATCAAAAATGTAAAAGCTGCGATGGACAGCATGATTGCGACCAAGAAAGTAGATGACTGGTGGTGGATCGATGCCCTTCAAATGTCGATGCCGATTTTCACTAAATTAGGGAGAATTACAGGCGAGCAGAAGTATTTCGACAGAAATTACGAAATGTATGCCTACACAAAGTATAAACACGGCGGAAACGGATTGTACAATCAGGCCGATAAAATCTGGTGGAGAGACAAGGATTTTGTACCGCCTTACAAAGAACCTAATGGCGAAGATTGCTATTGGAGCCGTGGAAACGGCTGGGTAGTTGCTGCGTTGGCGAAGACTTTACAGGATACTCCGAAATCTGATCCTCATTACAAAGAATATCTTCAGGATTATAAAGATATGTTGGCGGCGTTACTTCCCATCCAAAGAGAAGATGGTTTCTGGAATGTCAGTTTGCATGATCCGACCAATTTCGGTGGAAAAGAAACAACAGGAACTGCACTTTTCGTCTACGGAATGGCGTACGGAGTGAATAACGGATTAATTGACAGAGCTACTTATCTGCCTGTTTTGGTTAAAGCCTGGAACGCAATGGTAAAAGATTCAGTTCAGCCGAATGGATTTTTGGGCTGGGTTCAGGGAACAGGAAAAGAGCCGAAAGACGGTCAGCCTTTAGCTGTAGATAAAGTTCCCGATTTTGAAGATTATGGATTGGGATGTTTCCTGCTTGCGGGAAGTGAGGTTTATAAATTGAAATAA
- a CDS encoding GxxExxY protein: MNENDISYEIRGCIFTVYNKLGPGLLESAYEAALAYELKKKNLQISTQIGLPMIYESIKMDIGYRLDILVENKVIIEIKSVENLLDVHHKQLITYLKLSGLKLGLLVNFNSSDISQTIFRKVNGL, encoded by the coding sequence ATGAACGAAAATGATATTTCCTACGAAATCCGAGGGTGTATTTTTACTGTGTACAACAAATTAGGACCAGGATTGCTGGAGTCTGCATACGAAGCTGCTTTAGCTTATGAACTTAAAAAGAAAAACCTGCAAATTTCCACTCAGATTGGCTTACCGATGATCTACGAAAGCATAAAAATGGACATCGGCTATCGTCTCGATATCCTAGTGGAAAACAAAGTAATTATCGAAATAAAATCTGTTGAAAATTTACTTGATGTGCATCATAAACAGTTGATTACCTACCTAAAATTATCCGGTTTAAAACTAGGATTGCTCGTCAACTTCAATTCCAGTGATATCTCACAGACCATTTTCAGAAAAGTAAACGGACTGTAA
- the rhaT gene encoding L-rhamnose/proton symporter RhaT, whose amino-acid sequence MNALLGVLFHFLGGFASGSFYMPYKKVKGWQWETFWLIGGVFSWIIVPPLAAYLTIPNFWEIIQNESSSIIGFTFLFGALWGIGGFMYGLGVRYLGVALGSSIMLGLTMVIGSLLPSIYYEFNPEAGKDNIGLMFSSDWGKMVLLGLLVCVVGIIISGKAGVMKDKELQTDAVDPHGMEVKTEYKFGLGLIVAIISGVLSACFNFGLEAGKPMASVANEAWKLANPNQGEFLFQNNVTYVVVLWGGMLSNLIGCLYLSFKNKSYSDYTKKSVPVAKNIIFCALAGTMWFLQFFFYGMGESKMGNGPSSWILHMAFIILIANLWGVIIKEWKGVSKKTITTISLGMIVLFISILIVGYGNSIR is encoded by the coding sequence ATGAACGCATTATTAGGAGTACTATTTCATTTCCTCGGAGGCTTTGCTTCGGGCAGTTTTTATATGCCGTACAAAAAAGTAAAAGGATGGCAATGGGAAACTTTTTGGTTGATCGGGGGCGTATTTTCGTGGATTATTGTTCCGCCTTTGGCAGCATATCTTACAATTCCGAATTTCTGGGAAATCATTCAGAATGAAAGTTCGTCCATTATAGGATTTACATTTCTGTTTGGTGCACTTTGGGGCATCGGAGGTTTCATGTACGGTTTGGGTGTGCGTTATTTAGGCGTTGCACTCGGAAGCAGCATTATGTTAGGACTGACGATGGTAATCGGTTCGCTTCTGCCTTCCATTTATTATGAATTTAATCCTGAAGCAGGAAAAGACAATATTGGTTTGATGTTTTCCAGCGATTGGGGGAAAATGGTTCTTTTAGGACTTTTGGTTTGCGTTGTCGGAATCATCATCAGCGGAAAAGCGGGTGTGATGAAAGACAAAGAACTTCAGACAGATGCCGTCGATCCTCACGGAATGGAAGTGAAGACGGAATATAAATTTGGTTTAGGATTAATCGTTGCGATTATTTCGGGAGTTTTAAGTGCGTGTTTCAATTTTGGTTTGGAGGCGGGAAAACCAATGGCAAGCGTCGCTAATGAAGCATGGAAATTGGCTAATCCGAATCAGGGAGAGTTTCTTTTCCAGAATAATGTGACGTATGTTGTCGTTCTTTGGGGCGGTATGTTGTCGAATCTTATTGGTTGTCTTTATCTTTCGTTTAAAAATAAATCATATTCAGATTATACCAAAAAAAGTGTTCCTGTTGCAAAAAATATCATCTTCTGTGCTTTGGCAGGAACGATGTGGTTTTTACAGTTTTTCTTCTACGGAATGGGCGAAAGTAAAATGGGTAACGGCCCGAGTTCGTGGATTTTGCACATGGCATTCATCATTTTAATTGCGAATCTTTGGGGTGTAATTATTAAGGAATGGAAAGGCGTATCTAAAAAAACAATCACTACCATTTCATTGGGAATGATTGTACTGTTTATTTCTATATTGATTGTAGGATACGGAAATTCAATAAGATAA
- the rhaM gene encoding L-rhamnose mutarotase, with product MARKAFKMFLNKGAEAEYRKRHEETWPEIKNLLKDAGVSNYSIFLDAETNVLFGVLECEDETKYQNIPLQPIMQKWWNYMKDLMETNEDNSPRSVDLQEVFYLR from the coding sequence ATGGCGAGGAAAGCATTTAAAATGTTCCTCAATAAAGGTGCTGAAGCTGAGTACAGAAAACGTCATGAGGAAACCTGGCCAGAAATTAAAAATTTGCTCAAAGATGCAGGGGTTTCAAATTATTCAATCTTTTTGGATGCAGAAACAAATGTTTTATTTGGTGTTTTAGAATGTGAGGATGAAACCAAATATCAAAACATTCCATTGCAGCCAATAATGCAGAAGTGGTGGAATTACATGAAAGATTTAATGGAAACCAACGAAGACAATTCCCCGAGAAGTGTAGATTTACAGGAAGTTTTTTATTTAAGATAA
- a CDS encoding SusC/RagA family TonB-linked outer membrane protein, whose product MSIKVKHRNFKPLMAPLFLLATGFMFGQQTVNDTVKQGTTKDIEEVVVIGYGKVKKSDLTGSVASVSAKELAATPAMNALQALQGRAAGLNIVTAGGAPGAGANVTIRGGASITQGTSPLYIVDGFQLDNALNVINPNDIESIDILKGPSAIAIYGARGSNGIIVIKTKTGKKGRTVINYNSFIMFDMLSKRLDMMSNAEQFVKYQYEFAQLQNKMTAWSAVYDNGLGLDTPGFYTGAFNRISNRYANAGALDWQEKMLGGTGMTQNQNVNFSTGNEKTQAFVSYNYNKQDGLLQNFSETRNSLRANITSELKKGLRVDFSSMFTSNSTNGGGAYSGMKKILLQPITGGTLFNDDQLFNTQTFPDYTSLDSGYDTENPFVETRASTQNSRSRAFVANLGLEVDFLKNFTFRTAGQYQFSNSKSQSFSDENSRAYLTDPVNTGINGSIGNSESYRYQITNTVTYNTTLGENHKINALAGQEVVYSASESNSMRLIKFPVPNFGLDDINNATVQDKSAGRSTPNSLLSYFGRVNYNYDDRYLLTGTLRYDGSSKFGPNKKWGLFPSFAAAWRVSQEGFWQDSKIANVINDLKFRYEYGVTGNNDIGSNLFVTNVVQTDYPINNTPGNPAYVPGTNLGNANLIWEESQNSNLGMDLAMFNNRIRLTAELYDNKVSGMLLNSLLPVSSGYSRQFQNIGSMTNQGMEFTLNTINFKTEGFRWSTDFNISSNKSKVLSLEQNQNTRTFGVGGNRTGTVTYYATVGEQLGDMYGYVYQGVYTTDDFLQNTDGTFGALKPGVVKPATGTAKPGDMKFAADNEKGDQFTRKMQKIGNGTPDFFGGMQNNFSYKGFDLGIFMKFSVGGDIYNATKHSLSPYALNQNIPAEFGSNYYRLIDPNTGQITNNIARLKELNPNEGDRTWSLSQVNSQNITYPSSYYVEDGSYLRIAQVTLGYSLEKEFIKHVGLTNARIYCTLNNLATITGYSGFDPEVSAASGVAVTPGYDGSAYPRSRSYVLGINLTF is encoded by the coding sequence ATGTCTATCAAAGTTAAACACAGGAATTTTAAGCCACTCATGGCGCCACTCTTCTTGTTGGCTACAGGTTTTATGTTTGGTCAGCAGACAGTGAATGATACTGTAAAGCAGGGCACTACCAAAGACATTGAGGAAGTTGTAGTAATAGGTTATGGCAAAGTAAAAAAATCTGACCTTACAGGCTCGGTAGCTTCAGTTTCTGCAAAAGAGCTGGCAGCGACTCCGGCTATGAATGCTTTACAGGCTTTGCAGGGTAGAGCGGCAGGTTTGAATATCGTCACCGCAGGCGGTGCTCCCGGTGCAGGTGCCAATGTAACGATTCGTGGAGGTGCTTCTATTACACAGGGAACGAGTCCGTTATATATTGTAGATGGTTTCCAGCTTGATAATGCTTTGAATGTGATCAACCCAAATGATATCGAAAGTATTGATATTTTGAAGGGTCCGTCGGCTATCGCAATCTACGGTGCACGTGGTTCCAACGGTATCATCGTAATTAAAACGAAAACCGGTAAAAAAGGAAGAACGGTTATTAACTACAACTCTTTCATCATGTTCGACATGCTTTCGAAAAGACTTGATATGATGAGTAATGCGGAGCAGTTTGTAAAATATCAATATGAATTTGCTCAGCTTCAGAATAAAATGACTGCATGGAGTGCGGTTTATGATAATGGTTTGGGATTAGATACACCTGGATTTTATACGGGTGCATTCAACAGAATTTCAAACCGTTACGCCAATGCAGGAGCGTTAGACTGGCAGGAAAAAATGCTTGGAGGAACGGGGATGACTCAAAACCAAAACGTTAACTTCTCTACAGGAAACGAAAAAACTCAGGCTTTTGTTAGTTACAATTACAACAAGCAGGACGGTTTATTACAAAACTTCAGCGAAACAAGAAACTCCTTAAGAGCCAACATTACTTCTGAATTAAAGAAAGGTTTAAGAGTAGATTTCAGTTCAATGTTTACGTCTAATTCTACCAATGGTGGAGGTGCTTACAGCGGCATGAAAAAAATTCTTCTTCAGCCGATAACGGGAGGTACTTTATTTAATGATGATCAGCTCTTCAATACACAGACGTTCCCGGATTATACAAGTTTAGATTCAGGGTATGATACAGAAAATCCTTTCGTAGAAACCAGAGCGTCTACCCAAAACAGTCGCTCAAGAGCATTTGTTGCCAATCTTGGATTAGAAGTTGATTTCCTTAAAAACTTCACCTTCAGAACTGCGGGACAATATCAGTTCAGCAACAGCAAATCTCAGTCATTCTCAGATGAAAACTCAAGAGCCTATCTTACAGATCCGGTAAATACCGGTATTAACGGAAGTATCGGTAACAGTGAATCTTACAGATACCAGATTACAAATACCGTTACTTATAACACTACTTTGGGTGAGAACCACAAAATCAATGCTTTGGCTGGTCAGGAAGTGGTTTATTCAGCATCTGAAAGCAACAGCATGAGATTAATCAAATTCCCTGTTCCGAATTTCGGATTGGATGATATCAATAATGCAACCGTGCAGGATAAATCGGCAGGAAGATCTACTCCAAACAGTTTATTATCTTATTTCGGAAGAGTAAATTATAACTATGATGACAGGTATTTGTTAACAGGTACACTTCGTTATGACGGATCTTCTAAATTCGGACCGAATAAGAAATGGGGACTATTCCCATCATTTGCAGCGGCATGGAGAGTTTCTCAGGAAGGTTTCTGGCAGGATTCCAAAATTGCTAATGTGATCAACGACCTGAAATTCAGATATGAATATGGGGTTACCGGAAATAACGATATCGGAAGTAATTTATTTGTAACCAATGTAGTGCAGACAGATTATCCAATAAACAACACACCGGGAAATCCGGCTTATGTACCTGGGACCAACTTAGGAAATGCCAATCTGATCTGGGAAGAATCTCAGAACAGCAACTTAGGGATGGATTTGGCAATGTTTAACAACCGAATAAGGTTAACAGCCGAATTGTACGACAATAAAGTAAGCGGAATGCTTCTGAACAGTCTACTTCCTGTTTCTTCAGGATATTCAAGACAGTTTCAGAACATCGGGTCAATGACCAATCAGGGGATGGAATTTACTTTAAATACCATCAACTTTAAAACTGAAGGTTTCAGATGGTCAACAGATTTTAATATCTCTTCAAACAAATCTAAAGTTCTTTCTCTTGAGCAGAACCAAAACACCAGAACATTCGGTGTTGGAGGAAACAGAACGGGAACCGTTACGTATTACGCCACAGTGGGAGAACAGTTGGGAGATATGTATGGCTACGTTTATCAGGGAGTGTATACCACAGACGACTTCCTTCAGAATACCGACGGAACATTTGGTGCACTTAAACCGGGTGTGGTAAAACCTGCAACAGGAACTGCAAAACCGGGAGATATGAAATTTGCTGCAGATAATGAGAAGGGTGATCAGTTCACCAGAAAAATGCAGAAAATAGGGAATGGTACTCCAGATTTCTTCGGGGGTATGCAAAATAACTTCTCATACAAAGGTTTTGACCTTGGCATATTCATGAAATTCAGTGTTGGTGGTGATATTTATAATGCTACAAAACACAGTTTAAGTCCGTATGCTTTAAATCAAAATATACCTGCTGAATTTGGAAGTAATTACTACCGTTTAATTGATCCTAATACAGGTCAGATTACCAATAATATTGCTAGATTAAAGGAGCTGAATCCTAATGAAGGTGATCGTACATGGAGTTTAAGTCAGGTTAATTCTCAAAACATAACCTATCCTTCATCTTACTATGTGGAAGATGGTTCTTATTTAAGAATTGCACAGGTGACATTAGGCTACAGTTTAGAAAAAGAATTTATTAAACATGTGGGATTAACGAATGCACGTATTTACTGTACTTTGAATAACTTAGCTACCATTACAGGATACTCAGGATTTGATCCGGAAGTATCGGCTGCAAGTGGTGTAGCAGTTACACCAGGGTATGACGGTTCTGCTTATCCAAGATCAAGAAGCTACGTTCTTGGAATAAATTTAACGTTCTAA
- a CDS encoding RagB/SusD family nutrient uptake outer membrane protein: MKKYTFIKSLVIIPALVISTQITNSCSEDFLEQPAYNSVDTESVFESLLTADMFVQGCYRGLVPTEMYYQLGAGDTVTHSSEDGSTNNSKYNIANYQYDAFIPNTLTGIYSAMYQSIERTNIAISKIGGMEPSAKRDALIAEAKAIRAYCYYNLIRVYGDVPAIWTPLEEQDPNDPNTLYPKRASRDEIYDRIIADLQESIATMPTLGQAGFPTTERLTRPAANALLARIALYAGGYSLRWPLNTSTPGTMSRRPDNARVQQLYQIANDACLAVINGGQNSLMQASGGKSGFESLWFNFCQRNLSTLNQEVMWQIAQFGPNTNGGFGVYAHPGSRGGVFGSRKALQFMLPTYYLSFAAGDTRRDVSCTAYSIYFLNAGAASDTWVDVGTTFSCIMPGKFRISWCVAPQAADSRNLNVPLIRYSDVLLMFAETQNYLNNGPTAAGNAALQLVRNRAGIGSMPIPTSQAAYDQALLQERKWEFAGEFTLRTDLIRMNKLESEILATRQAMKNLSDKTGPYANTPAIRLYKYRKDAQAYGDPFLAITYIDLTNPSQIAAASAIPTTSAGYAAYQTTLRNIATANGQTTVATDLWYPANMFQAYTSTFNANARRTVGFSSGAVNTLQIGNIIYTKPTGSAENGGTYPNWIQGGGDGLFYGFVPNKTELLPFANQSAGHPMIDNPNLTQLPGY, encoded by the coding sequence ATGAAAAAATATACTTTTATTAAAAGTCTGGTTATCATCCCTGCTTTGGTGATTTCCACTCAGATTACCAACTCATGCAGCGAAGATTTCTTAGAGCAGCCTGCATATAATTCTGTTGATACCGAAAGCGTTTTCGAAAGTCTTCTTACTGCAGATATGTTTGTACAGGGATGCTACCGCGGGTTGGTACCTACTGAAATGTATTATCAGTTAGGTGCTGGTGATACAGTAACGCACTCAAGTGAAGATGGCTCTACAAACAACTCTAAATATAACATTGCCAACTATCAGTACGATGCATTTATTCCTAATACCCTTACAGGTATCTATTCAGCAATGTATCAGTCAATTGAAAGAACTAATATCGCAATCAGTAAAATAGGCGGGATGGAGCCGAGTGCGAAACGCGATGCTTTAATTGCTGAGGCGAAAGCAATCCGTGCATACTGTTACTACAATCTGATAAGAGTTTACGGAGATGTTCCTGCGATTTGGACTCCCCTTGAAGAGCAGGATCCTAACGATCCAAACACTTTATACCCTAAACGTGCTTCACGTGACGAAATCTATGACCGCATCATCGCAGATCTTCAGGAATCTATTGCAACCATGCCGACATTGGGACAGGCTGGTTTTCCTACAACTGAAAGATTAACAAGACCGGCTGCTAATGCTCTTTTAGCAAGAATCGCACTATATGCAGGTGGATATTCTCTTCGTTGGCCTTTAAACACGTCTACACCGGGAACAATGTCCCGCCGTCCCGATAATGCCAGAGTTCAGCAGCTGTATCAGATTGCAAACGATGCCTGTTTGGCTGTAATCAATGGAGGTCAGAACTCGTTGATGCAGGCTTCAGGAGGAAAAAGTGGTTTCGAAAGTCTTTGGTTTAATTTCTGCCAGAGAAATTTAAGTACCCTAAATCAGGAAGTTATGTGGCAGATTGCCCAGTTTGGTCCTAATACAAATGGTGGATTCGGTGTCTATGCACACCCTGGATCCCGAGGTGGAGTTTTTGGATCACGTAAAGCACTGCAGTTTATGTTGCCAACTTACTATCTGTCTTTTGCAGCAGGAGATACACGTAGAGATGTTTCCTGTACCGCATACAGTATTTATTTTCTCAATGCAGGTGCAGCCAGTGATACATGGGTAGATGTAGGAACTACATTTTCGTGTATTATGCCGGGTAAATTCAGAATATCCTGGTGTGTAGCACCGCAGGCAGCAGATTCAAGAAACTTAAATGTTCCGTTGATCAGATATTCAGATGTATTGTTGATGTTTGCAGAAACTCAGAATTATCTTAATAATGGTCCTACGGCGGCAGGAAACGCAGCTTTGCAGTTAGTAAGAAACCGTGCAGGTATTGGTTCAATGCCAATTCCAACAAGCCAGGCAGCTTATGATCAGGCACTTCTTCAGGAGCGTAAGTGGGAATTTGCAGGCGAGTTTACATTGCGTACTGATCTAATCAGAATGAACAAACTGGAAAGCGAAATTCTGGCAACAAGACAGGCAATGAAAAACCTTTCAGACAAAACCGGTCCTTACGCAAATACACCGGCAATCCGTCTTTATAAATATCGTAAAGATGCTCAGGCTTACGGAGATCCTTTCCTGGCAATAACTTATATAGACCTTACAAATCCTTCTCAGATTGCTGCAGCTTCAGCAATTCCAACAACTTCAGCGGGGTATGCAGCTTATCAGACAACACTCAGAAATATTGCAACTGCTAACGGACAGACTACAGTAGCTACAGATCTTTGGTATCCGGCAAACATGTTCCAGGCGTATACAAGTACATTTAATGCCAATGCAAGAAGAACAGTAGGGTTCAGTTCAGGAGCAGTGAATACTTTACAGATTGGTAACATCATCTATACAAAACCAACAGGATCAGCTGAAAACGGAGGCACCTATCCAAACTGGATTCAGGGTGGTGGTGATGGTTTATTCTATGGTTTCGTACCGAATAAAACGGAATTGTTGCCATTTGCAAATCAGTCTGCCGGTCACCCAATGATTGATAACCCGAACTTAACGCAGTTACCTGGTTACTAA
- a CDS encoding bifunctional aldolase/short-chain dehydrogenase → MENVKTFKYVDYLWDEEKAASFGDDQVALFLYRSNILGADLRITNYGGGNTSCKTIEKDPLTNEDVEVMWVKGSGGDIGTLTRKGIAGLYTERLRNLKNVYGGLADEDRMVGLFDHCIFDLESKAPSIDTPLHGLLPFKHIDHLHPDALIAVAAAKDSEAVTKEIWGDTMGWVPWQRPGFDLGLQLEKCLADNPGIRGIVLGSHGLFTWGDTSYESYMNSLEVIEMASEFIAKKIAENGEVFGGQKVESLPADERKNKAAQIMPLLRGLASSENRMVGHFTDSEVVLEFINSNDLERLAPMGTSCPDHFLRTKIQPLVLTLDKNEDLSDSKAILEKLNPLFEQYRQEYKEYYETCKHPNSPAMRDPNPVIIIYPGVGMFSFSKDKQTTRVANEFYVNAINVMRGAEAITSYTSLPRQEAFDIEYWLLEEAKLQRMPKEKPLSRKIAIVTGAGGGIGQAIADKMVQEGAVVVFTDLNKEAAESVTAKYSKDQAIAVQCDVTSEEGIREAFKQTILAFGGVDILVHSAGLAISKSLEDTTLKDWDLLENVLVKGQFLIAKTGTEIMKKQGLGGDIVNIASKNGLVAGPNNVAYGTAKAAQQHMTRLLAAELAADKIRVNVVNPDGVIVGSKIWEGSWAEGRAKANGITVEELPAFYAKRNLLNEIILPEDIANGVFACVAILDKSTGNIINVDGGMANAFPR, encoded by the coding sequence ATGGAAAACGTAAAAACATTTAAATACGTAGATTATTTATGGGATGAAGAAAAAGCAGCATCTTTCGGAGACGATCAGGTGGCTTTGTTCTTGTACCGTTCAAACATATTAGGAGCAGACCTTAGAATTACCAATTATGGTGGTGGTAACACAAGTTGCAAAACCATCGAAAAAGACCCGCTGACTAACGAAGATGTTGAGGTAATGTGGGTAAAAGGTTCAGGTGGAGACATCGGAACTTTAACAAGAAAAGGAATCGCCGGATTATATACGGAAAGATTAAGAAATCTGAAAAATGTTTACGGAGGTCTTGCAGACGAAGACAGAATGGTTGGTTTATTCGACCACTGTATCTTCGATCTTGAAAGCAAAGCACCTTCTATTGATACGCCTTTACATGGTTTACTTCCATTCAAACATATCGATCACCTTCACCCGGATGCACTTATCGCAGTGGCTGCAGCTAAAGACAGCGAAGCCGTTACCAAAGAAATTTGGGGAGATACAATGGGATGGGTTCCATGGCAGAGACCTGGTTTCGATTTAGGATTACAGCTGGAAAAATGTCTTGCAGATAACCCCGGGATCAGAGGAATCGTTTTAGGAAGCCACGGATTATTCACCTGGGGTGATACTTCTTACGAATCTTACATGAACAGTTTGGAAGTGATCGAAATGGCTTCTGAATTTATAGCTAAAAAAATCGCAGAAAACGGAGAAGTTTTTGGCGGACAGAAAGTAGAATCTCTACCGGCTGACGAACGTAAAAACAAAGCTGCTCAGATCATGCCATTGTTAAGAGGTCTGGCTTCTTCTGAAAACAGAATGGTAGGTCATTTTACAGACAGCGAAGTTGTTTTGGAATTCATCAACAGCAATGATTTGGAAAGACTCGCTCCAATGGGAACTTCTTGTCCGGATCACTTCTTAAGAACTAAAATTCAGCCGTTGGTTTTGACTTTAGATAAAAACGAAGATTTGTCTGACTCTAAAGCGATTTTAGAGAAATTAAATCCTCTTTTCGAGCAGTACAGACAGGAATACAAAGAATATTACGAAACCTGCAAGCATCCAAACAGCCCTGCAATGCGTGACCCGAATCCGGTAATCATCATTTATCCGGGAGTTGGAATGTTCAGTTTCTCAAAAGATAAGCAGACCACACGTGTTGCCAACGAATTCTATGTAAACGCGATCAACGTAATGCGTGGTGCAGAAGCTATTACTTCATACACTTCATTGCCAAGACAGGAGGCTTTCGACATCGAATACTGGTTGTTGGAAGAGGCTAAACTTCAGAGAATGCCAAAAGAAAAGCCACTGTCAAGAAAAATTGCAATCGTAACCGGAGCCGGCGGCGGAATCGGACAGGCTATCGCAGACAAAATGGTTCAGGAAGGTGCAGTAGTGGTTTTCACAGACTTAAATAAAGAAGCTGCAGAATCTGTTACTGCAAAATACAGCAAAGATCAGGCAATCGCCGTTCAGTGCGATGTTACAAGCGAAGAAGGAATCAGAGAAGCTTTCAAACAGACAATTTTAGCTTTCGGTGGTGTGGATATTTTAGTTCATTCTGCAGGTTTGGCTATTTCTAAATCATTGGAAGATACTACTTTGAAAGATTGGGATCTGCTTGAAAATGTTTTAGTTAAAGGTCAGTTCTTAATTGCAAAAACCGGAACTGAAATCATGAAAAAGCAAGGCCTGGGTGGCGACATCGTAAACATTGCAAGTAAAAATGGCTTGGTTGCCGGACCAAACAACGTAGCATACGGAACAGCAAAAGCAGCGCAACAGCACATGACAAGATTATTGGCAGCAGAATTGGCAGCAGATAAAATCCGTGTGAATGTTGTGAATCCTGACGGTGTAATTGTTGGAAGCAAGATTTGGGAAGGTTCATGGGCAGAAGGTCGTGCGAAAGCAAACGGAATCACCGTTGAAGAATTACCTGCATTCTACGCAAAAAGAAACCTGTTGAACGAAATTATTTTGCCGGAAGACATCGCCAACGGAGTGTTCGCATGTGTTGCGATTTTAGATAAAAGCACAGGAAACATCATCAATGTAGATGGCGGAATGGCTAATGCTTTCCCAAGATAA